A genomic window from Pirellulaceae bacterium includes:
- a CDS encoding ABC transporter ATP-binding protein — MIELIDFGKEYGEFTAVQCLNLKIEAGEMFGFIGPNGAGKSTSIRFLTTLLKATRGEGIVNGHSVTKDPMAVRRSVGYMPDTFGVYDGMRVWEFLDFFAVAYAIPRARRGQVIRDVLELLDLTHKRDDFVNGLSRGMKQRLCLAKTLVHDPPVLILDEPASGLDPRARLEMKALLKELRRMGKTIMISSHILSELADCCTSIGIIERGQLLMHGPINSVYRRIRGNRIVQVRFNAGMEAGLSIIRSSPHCREVQVDQDQVTVELETDDQGVADLLNQLMANEVQVRSFNDTDPTLEDVFMRVTKGLVT; from the coding sequence ATGATCGAGCTAATTGATTTCGGTAAAGAGTACGGCGAATTCACCGCTGTCCAATGCCTGAATCTAAAAATTGAAGCCGGCGAAATGTTTGGTTTTATTGGGCCCAACGGCGCCGGAAAAAGTACCAGCATCCGCTTTCTAACGACACTCTTGAAAGCCACTCGTGGCGAAGGCATTGTGAATGGTCACAGTGTCACCAAGGACCCGATGGCAGTACGTCGCAGTGTCGGCTACATGCCCGACACGTTCGGCGTGTATGACGGCATGAGGGTCTGGGAATTCCTAGATTTCTTCGCCGTGGCTTACGCGATCCCTCGAGCGCGCCGGGGCCAAGTCATCCGCGACGTATTAGAACTGTTGGATTTGACCCACAAACGAGATGATTTTGTTAATGGACTCTCGCGCGGCATGAAACAACGTCTCTGCCTCGCCAAAACGCTTGTGCACGATCCACCCGTCCTAATTCTGGATGAACCAGCGAGCGGACTCGATCCCCGAGCTCGGTTAGAAATGAAGGCATTGCTAAAAGAACTGCGGCGAATGGGAAAGACGATCATGATCTCCAGCCACATTCTCAGTGAATTGGCCGACTGCTGCACATCCATTGGAATTATTGAACGTGGACAGTTATTAATGCATGGCCCCATTAACTCCGTTTATCGAAGGATCCGAGGAAATCGAATCGTGCAAGTTCGATTTAACGCAGGAATGGAGGCCGGTCTGTCTATCATTAGAAGTTCACCGCACTGCAGAGAGGTTCAAGTTGATCAGGACCAAGTCACGGTCGAACTAGAAACGGACGATCAGGGCGTTGCCGATTTGCTGAATCAGTTAATGGCCAACGAGGTGCAAGTCCGCAGCTTCAACGATACGGATCCCACGCTGGAAGACGTCTTCATGCGTGTCACCAAAGGTCTGGTCACCTAA
- a CDS encoding putative quinol monooxygenase, which yields MIHVIATIELLEGQRDAFLNEFQKLIPEVQSEAGCIEYGATIDVETNIAAQPEPRTNVVIIVEKWDSLAALEAHLVAPHMLAYRPRVKAMIQSAKLQILQPA from the coding sequence ATGATTCACGTGATTGCAACTATCGAGTTGCTCGAGGGCCAGCGAGACGCCTTCCTGAACGAGTTTCAAAAATTGATTCCAGAAGTCCAGAGCGAAGCAGGGTGTATCGAGTACGGAGCCACGATTGATGTAGAAACCAACATCGCCGCACAACCCGAACCGCGCACGAACGTCGTGATCATCGTCGAAAAGTGGGATAGCCTCGCTGCCCTCGAAGCTCATCTTGTTGCCCCTCACATGCTGGCCTATCGCCCACGAGTCAAAGCGATGATTCAATCGGCCAAACTCCAGATCCTTCAACCCGCCTGA
- a CDS encoding methyltransferase domain-containing protein — MRDDLVSATAEEMVSLDVEHAVIERYSSASRSTEPSLCCPVKYDPKYLKVLPEELIERDYGCGDPSRWLNPGETVLDLGSGGGKICYIASQVVGPEGKVLGVDMNDDMLCLAKKFQQEIGDRIGYHNVEFFKGRIQDLSLDLDRFDAILADEPVQTAADWLKTQNRVQQLCKASPMIPSDSVDVVISNCVLNLVDLETRAQLFAEIYRVLRDGGRAVISDIVCDEAVPERLQQDASLWSGCISGAFVEVDFLKAFAEAGFYGIELVDRPDEPWATVEGIEFRSITVRAFKGKEGPCMDHRQAVIYKGPWKQVVDDDGHTLRRGEPIAVCKKTFDIYVREPYAEQIVPVPPRVAVFEPQPFDCRQDQLRRPSETKGPDFNQTELPDNCCGSDDC; from the coding sequence ATGAGAGACGATTTAGTTTCGGCGACAGCCGAGGAAATGGTATCGCTGGACGTCGAACATGCAGTGATTGAACGATATTCCTCCGCGTCGCGTTCTACCGAGCCATCGTTGTGCTGCCCGGTCAAATATGACCCCAAGTATTTGAAGGTTCTTCCCGAGGAACTGATTGAACGCGATTATGGTTGTGGTGATCCCTCGCGTTGGCTCAATCCGGGTGAGACCGTTTTGGATCTTGGATCGGGGGGGGGCAAGATCTGTTATATCGCTTCGCAGGTGGTGGGTCCCGAGGGGAAAGTGTTGGGCGTTGACATGAACGATGACATGTTATGTCTCGCCAAAAAATTTCAGCAAGAAATTGGAGATCGGATTGGTTACCACAATGTCGAATTCTTCAAAGGCCGGATTCAAGATCTTTCGCTCGATCTGGATCGTTTCGATGCGATCTTGGCGGATGAGCCGGTGCAAACTGCGGCGGATTGGCTGAAGACGCAGAATCGTGTCCAGCAACTGTGCAAAGCATCGCCAATGATTCCGAGCGACTCGGTCGATGTTGTGATTTCAAATTGCGTCTTGAACCTCGTCGACTTGGAAACTCGTGCCCAATTGTTTGCGGAGATTTATCGAGTCTTACGAGACGGTGGGCGGGCAGTCATCAGTGATATTGTCTGCGATGAAGCTGTTCCTGAGCGATTGCAACAGGACGCTTCCTTGTGGAGTGGATGCATCAGCGGTGCCTTCGTGGAAGTTGACTTTTTGAAAGCGTTTGCAGAGGCTGGTTTTTATGGAATCGAGCTCGTGGACCGGCCCGACGAACCTTGGGCAACGGTCGAAGGAATTGAATTTCGAAGTATCACGGTTCGTGCCTTTAAAGGAAAAGAAGGACCCTGTATGGATCATCGACAAGCGGTGATTTACAAGGGGCCCTGGAAGCAAGTGGTTGACGATGATGGGCACACGCTGAGACGGGGTGAGCCGATTGCTGTCTGCAAGAAAACGTTCGACATCTACGTGCGTGAGCCTTACGCGGAGCAAATCGTGCCCGTGCCGCCGCGGGTGGCTGTTTTTGAGCCCCAGCCGTTTGATTGCCGACAAGATCAACTGCGGCGTCCGTCGGAAACCAAGGGGCCCGATTTTAATCAGACCGAATTGCCAGACAACTGTTGTGGATCTGACGACTGTTGA
- a CDS encoding alpha/beta hydrolase — translation MFRFCRLPLAIAFCCLTIGASPTRVEANEPGALRRGWGRFWGHVESLETSWKDCCRNCTLRWYGPQTQPDYGLQMLEDTTLPQASSSLVVFVHGYNSRPEDLTVLVEQAQKAGHRCATFRYPNDQALADSAQLLSKVLSEQDQEISVVTHSMGGLIARETIENPRLDPGNVRRLVMIAPPNHGSQLARIAYSMDLIEYITCDRRREEAGFIYGSIVDGLAEATDDMTPDSNFLRQLNARPRNTKVRYSIFLGSDAPLDQNTLKRTRQCLAHVSAHCSWIREMKSQLKSNLPELDELVAGRGDGIVSVRRGRLEGVDDLFIGGFDHNSVLSSTPTSNAIKARDQIIAKLSE, via the coding sequence ATGTTTCGTTTCTGCCGTCTCCCCCTCGCCATTGCGTTTTGTTGTCTCACAATCGGTGCGTCACCCACACGGGTTGAGGCCAACGAACCCGGCGCCCTCCGACGCGGTTGGGGCCGATTCTGGGGCCACGTCGAATCACTGGAAACGAGTTGGAAAGATTGCTGCCGCAATTGCACACTTCGTTGGTACGGCCCGCAAACCCAGCCCGACTACGGGCTGCAAATGCTCGAAGATACGACGCTGCCGCAAGCGTCTTCCTCACTTGTGGTCTTCGTCCACGGCTACAATTCGCGGCCAGAAGATTTGACCGTTTTGGTGGAACAAGCCCAAAAAGCCGGACACCGTTGCGCCACGTTTCGCTATCCCAATGACCAGGCACTTGCTGACTCGGCTCAACTCCTATCCAAGGTGTTGAGCGAACAGGATCAGGAGATTTCAGTCGTCACTCATTCGATGGGCGGCTTAATCGCCCGCGAAACAATTGAAAATCCTCGATTGGATCCAGGGAATGTTCGTCGTTTGGTTATGATCGCCCCGCCCAACCACGGATCGCAACTCGCTCGAATCGCCTATTCGATGGATCTGATTGAATACATCACCTGCGATCGTCGTCGCGAAGAAGCCGGTTTCATCTATGGATCGATTGTTGACGGTCTGGCGGAAGCTACAGATGACATGACACCAGATTCGAATTTCCTTCGACAGCTTAATGCGCGGCCCAGAAACACAAAGGTGCGGTACAGCATCTTCCTGGGCTCTGATGCGCCCTTAGACCAGAACACGCTGAAGAGAACCCGACAGTGCCTCGCCCACGTCAGTGCACACTGTTCTTGGATTCGAGAGATGAAGAGTCAGCTCAAGTCCAATCTTCCCGAACTTGACGAACTGGTAGCGGGTCGAGGAGACGGCATCGTATCCGTGAGACGAGGACGCTTGGAGGGAGTGGACGATCTGTTCATCGGAGGTTTCGATCACAACAGCGTCCTGAGCTCGACACCAACAAGCAACGCGATCAAAGCACGTGACCAAATCATTGCGAAATTGAGCGAGTAA
- the trpE gene encoding anthranilate synthase component I, with protein sequence MTHTPEFDTFAKLAAKNHRVPVYRRLLCDSLTPVSAFHKIDSGGAACLFESVIGGEKVGRFSFLAVDPFRELSAFRKHIIIQSSDQVEQYDCDDPLDELHRQLSNVQVASVPGLAHLPFVAGAVGYTAYDMIRYTENLPDAPEDDRELPDLAFAFYDQLIVFDNVTKTMLVIVLANTEGDIDASTVYRRAQEKLDQTIERLANPDSELDLHDIDSSGKLQLSFQSNFEKQRFEDAVRSCVEYIRAGDIFQVVISQRLQVEISADPFDIYRTLRVVNPSPFMFFLRTNDATLVGSSPEIMCRVMENKVTVRPLAGTRRRGQTDQEDQQLADELLADPKERAEHVMLVDLGRNDVGRVAKYRSVELSDVMTIERYSHVMHITSNVTGELAEDQNAFDALRACVPAGTVSGAPKVRAMEIIDELEPHRRGPYAGAVGYIDYGGNMDTCIALRTMVVQGQTAYVQAGAGVVADSVPELEYQETLNKAKGLLKAIEITEQRTSASQQIKPQ encoded by the coding sequence ATGACGCATACACCCGAATTCGACACATTTGCGAAGCTTGCTGCAAAAAACCACCGTGTCCCGGTCTATCGACGGCTGCTTTGCGACTCCCTGACCCCCGTTTCCGCCTTCCATAAAATCGACTCTGGGGGGGCCGCTTGCCTGTTCGAAAGCGTGATCGGCGGCGAAAAAGTGGGCCGATTCAGCTTTCTCGCGGTGGATCCGTTCCGGGAACTGTCGGCATTTCGCAAGCACATCATCATTCAATCGAGCGACCAAGTCGAACAATACGACTGCGACGATCCGCTCGATGAGCTGCACCGTCAGCTTTCCAATGTCCAAGTCGCTTCAGTCCCCGGCTTAGCCCACCTGCCGTTCGTCGCGGGAGCCGTCGGTTACACCGCATACGACATGATCCGGTATACCGAAAATCTGCCGGACGCCCCCGAAGATGATCGGGAACTTCCGGATCTTGCCTTCGCCTTCTACGATCAACTGATTGTCTTTGACAATGTCACGAAAACAATGCTCGTGATCGTGCTTGCTAACACAGAGGGCGACATAGACGCCAGCACCGTTTATCGTCGCGCCCAAGAGAAACTCGATCAAACGATCGAACGACTGGCGAATCCCGATTCGGAACTCGATCTTCACGATATCGATTCGTCTGGAAAGTTACAGCTATCGTTCCAATCCAACTTTGAAAAGCAACGATTCGAAGATGCTGTCCGATCCTGTGTTGAATACATTCGAGCCGGTGACATTTTCCAGGTCGTCATCAGCCAAAGACTGCAAGTGGAAATCTCTGCAGATCCCTTCGACATCTATCGAACATTGCGGGTTGTCAATCCAAGCCCATTTATGTTCTTTCTGAGAACGAATGACGCAACACTCGTTGGTAGTTCACCGGAAATAATGTGTCGTGTCATGGAAAACAAGGTCACCGTTCGCCCGCTGGCGGGCACCCGGCGACGGGGTCAAACGGATCAGGAAGATCAACAATTGGCGGATGAACTACTCGCCGATCCCAAAGAACGAGCCGAACATGTGATGCTCGTCGATCTTGGCCGTAACGACGTCGGACGTGTCGCCAAATATCGTTCAGTCGAACTAAGCGATGTGATGACAATCGAGCGTTACAGCCACGTCATGCACATCACCTCGAATGTGACTGGCGAGCTGGCGGAAGATCAAAACGCGTTTGATGCACTTCGGGCCTGTGTGCCTGCTGGAACCGTTTCCGGAGCACCCAAAGTACGTGCCATGGAGATAATTGACGAGCTGGAACCCCATCGTCGAGGTCCTTACGCCGGCGCCGTCGGCTATATCGATTACGGCGGAAACATGGATACCTGCATCGCCTTGCGAACGATGGTGGTGCAAGGGCAAACGGCTTACGTCCAAGCCGGTGCGGGTGTCGTTGCCGACAGCGTTCCAGAACTGGAATACCAGGAAACGCTAAACAAAGCCAAGGGATTACTCAAAGCGATTGAAATCACGGAACAACGAACTTCCGCCTCCCAACAAATCAAACCCCAATAA
- a CDS encoding UvrB/UvrC motif-containing protein produces the protein MKCKFCEKPATFHITELTGPEMQELHLCEDHARQHLAPGDSEADVPSTSLAGALAQQLKIGQTAEDLARLDQQACPVCGITFFEFRNEGRLGCPHDYINFASELEPLIVNIHGSTQHAGKRPKRASGGSDWQTDLIRLRRELKDAIEEEKYERASELRDEIQRIEEMAETGKRP, from the coding sequence ATGAAGTGTAAATTCTGCGAGAAACCTGCAACCTTTCATATCACGGAACTCACGGGTCCAGAGATGCAAGAGTTGCACCTGTGCGAGGATCACGCGCGTCAGCATTTGGCCCCCGGTGACAGCGAGGCCGATGTGCCTTCCACGAGTCTCGCGGGAGCCTTGGCTCAGCAGCTGAAGATTGGCCAGACGGCGGAGGATCTGGCTCGTCTTGATCAACAAGCCTGTCCCGTTTGCGGAATCACCTTTTTTGAGTTTCGTAACGAAGGCCGATTGGGCTGTCCGCACGATTACATTAACTTTGCCTCTGAACTTGAACCTTTGATCGTTAATATTCACGGTTCTACCCAGCACGCGGGAAAGCGTCCCAAGCGAGCTTCCGGCGGATCTGACTGGCAGACCGATCTAATCCGGCTTCGACGCGAGTTGAAAGACGCCATTGAGGAAGAAAAGTACGAGCGCGCGTCGGAATTGCGCGACGAAATTCAGCGAATTGAAGAGATGGCGGAGACTGGAAAGCGACCGTAA
- a CDS encoding protein arginine kinase, translated as MELHRTIHRLAGQCGQWLRGSGPESDIVISSRIRLARNLADFPFVRRCTDHDRAAIESTVRDRLERCSDLSGLIFLDVADMESVDRQFLVERQLISRELAESAGARAVAIDAEEQHSLMINEEDHLRIQLMKSGLDLESTWAQINEIDDLIESQLNYAFHDQLGYLTACPTNVGTGMRVSVMLHLPALVITRQIDKVFRSLQKISLAVRGLYGEGSQAMGDFYQISNQITLGRDEQELIRQVGDVVPVLIDYERRAREYLVRESQKDLHDRVSRAYGILCTAQTISSEETMHLLSSVRMGVNLGLIQDVEIPTINQLFIHTQPAHLQKIRGIELGTADRNIERALYLQRHLLKNADESENN; from the coding sequence ATGGAACTGCATCGCACGATTCACCGACTTGCTGGCCAATGCGGGCAGTGGCTGCGCGGCTCGGGACCCGAGTCGGATATTGTCATCAGCAGTCGAATTCGACTTGCTCGAAACCTTGCCGACTTTCCTTTTGTGCGGCGTTGCACGGACCATGATCGGGCGGCGATTGAGTCGACGGTTCGCGACCGGCTGGAACGTTGTAGCGACCTGTCCGGGTTGATCTTTTTGGACGTGGCCGACATGGAATCTGTCGACCGACAATTCCTGGTCGAACGCCAATTGATCAGTCGTGAGCTTGCTGAATCTGCCGGCGCACGAGCCGTTGCGATCGATGCGGAAGAACAACACAGCCTAATGATCAACGAGGAAGATCATCTAAGAATCCAGCTGATGAAGAGTGGCTTGGATCTGGAGAGCACCTGGGCGCAAATTAACGAAATTGATGATCTGATCGAGTCTCAGCTTAACTACGCATTTCATGATCAGTTGGGATACCTGACCGCCTGTCCGACGAACGTCGGTACCGGTATGCGTGTCAGCGTCATGTTGCATCTTCCCGCACTCGTGATCACTCGGCAAATTGACAAGGTCTTTCGCAGTCTGCAAAAAATAAGTCTGGCTGTCCGCGGACTCTATGGTGAAGGGTCGCAAGCGATGGGAGATTTTTATCAGATAAGCAATCAAATCACGCTGGGCCGCGACGAACAAGAGCTCATTCGACAGGTTGGCGATGTGGTCCCCGTTTTGATCGACTACGAACGTCGTGCTCGGGAATATTTGGTGCGAGAGAGCCAAAAAGATCTCCACGATCGAGTTAGTCGAGCTTATGGGATCCTCTGTACGGCTCAAACCATTAGCAGCGAAGAAACGATGCACTTGTTGTCGAGTGTCCGCATGGGCGTTAATCTTGGCTTGATCCAAGATGTTGAGATTCCAACGATTAACCAACTGTTCATCCACACGCAACCGGCCCATTTGCAGAAGATTCGTGGTATCGAACTTGGTACAGCCGATCGCAATATCGAGCGTGCACTCTATCTGCAACGCCATTTGTTGAAGAACGCCGACGAGTCCGAGAATAACTAA
- the coaD gene encoding pantetheine-phosphate adenylyltransferase produces MTDPHQRRAVYTGSFDPITLGHVNVIERSSRLVDRLVIGVGVNVEKAAMFSPQERVALIRQVTAHLSNVEVRTFSGLAVSFVQECHASVMVRGIRPLTDIAAEFTMMLANRELNSEIETVFLMADQNLAHVSSSLIKQITPLADDSKLAKFVPVEIIPALRAKLSPQK; encoded by the coding sequence ATGACTGATCCCCATCAACGACGAGCCGTCTATACCGGATCGTTTGACCCGATCACGCTTGGTCACGTCAATGTCATCGAACGGAGCAGTCGACTCGTCGATCGATTGGTGATCGGGGTTGGTGTCAACGTAGAAAAAGCCGCGATGTTTTCCCCACAAGAGCGAGTCGCATTGATTCGCCAAGTGACCGCTCATCTATCGAATGTCGAAGTACGAACCTTCAGTGGGTTGGCCGTCTCTTTTGTGCAGGAGTGCCATGCGAGCGTGATGGTACGAGGCATCAGACCCCTCACTGACATCGCGGCAGAATTCACGATGATGCTCGCCAACCGCGAGTTGAACTCTGAAATTGAAACGGTCTTCCTGATGGCGGATCAAAACCTGGCTCACGTGTCGAGTTCGCTAATCAAGCAAATCACGCCGCTGGCAGACGATTCTAAGCTGGCCAAGTTCGTGCCGGTTGAAATCATACCCGCACTCAGAGCGAAGCTGAGCCCCCAGAAGTAA
- a CDS encoding aminotransferase class V-fold PLP-dependent enzyme, with protein sequence MMTNCWENFRAQMPVAQNWAYLDHAAVAPLPLPTVKAIRNWCDQALNDGATDWTAWYRRAEQVRAFASQIINASPAEISLIPSTTAGINLVTEGFPWQPGDNVVTLDSEFPSNRYPWLNLAHRGVETRVVPTDQGRVDLNRIAEHCDQRTRIVSLSWIGYSSGWRIDLAAAATMAHDQNSLLFVDAIQGLGVFPIDVKTTQIDFLAADGHKWLLGPEGAGIFFTRIEHLDLLRPTGVGWHSVKNAFEFSHDQFEMRADAARYEGGSRNMTGFLGLAASLELLTEQGLRSDVSPLAERILAIAERASTRLAACGARVFPRPPIDHQSGIVTFEVPEVEPLQVRRACLDDKIAVSCRGGGVRISPHAYNSDEDIDRMISTIQKMIIPSRGQNND encoded by the coding sequence ATGATGACTAATTGTTGGGAGAATTTCCGGGCCCAGATGCCTGTCGCTCAAAACTGGGCCTATCTGGACCACGCGGCTGTCGCCCCGTTGCCTCTGCCTACCGTCAAGGCCATTCGCAACTGGTGCGATCAGGCGTTGAACGATGGGGCGACTGACTGGACAGCATGGTACCGTCGAGCGGAACAAGTCAGGGCATTCGCGAGCCAAATTATTAATGCGAGCCCTGCCGAAATCTCGCTTATACCAAGTACAACAGCTGGCATTAATCTGGTTACGGAGGGCTTTCCGTGGCAACCGGGCGATAACGTTGTCACGCTGGACAGCGAGTTTCCATCGAACCGCTATCCCTGGCTGAACTTGGCCCATCGTGGCGTCGAAACGCGGGTAGTTCCCACCGATCAGGGGCGCGTGGACCTGAATCGGATCGCTGAACATTGCGATCAACGCACGCGAATCGTCTCGCTCAGTTGGATTGGCTATTCGAGCGGTTGGCGAATTGATTTAGCGGCAGCTGCCACCATGGCTCATGATCAAAACAGCTTGTTATTTGTCGATGCAATTCAAGGATTAGGAGTCTTTCCGATTGACGTAAAAACGACCCAGATCGACTTTCTCGCCGCTGACGGACATAAATGGTTGCTGGGACCCGAAGGAGCTGGCATTTTTTTCACTCGCATCGAACACCTGGACTTGCTCCGTCCCACTGGCGTCGGCTGGCATAGCGTAAAAAACGCGTTCGAATTCAGTCATGATCAATTTGAAATGCGGGCGGATGCGGCACGCTACGAAGGCGGATCGCGAAACATGACTGGTTTTCTTGGCTTGGCAGCCAGCTTGGAACTGTTGACCGAACAGGGACTTCGGTCCGATGTTTCGCCGCTGGCAGAGCGAATCCTCGCCATCGCAGAGCGAGCTTCCACCCGACTCGCAGCCTGCGGTGCCCGGGTCTTTCCTCGACCGCCGATCGACCATCAATCCGGAATCGTGACTTTTGAAGTCCCAGAAGTCGAGCCTCTGCAGGTGCGGCGAGCCTGTCTGGACGATAAGATCGCTGTTAGCTGCCGCGGTGGCGGTGTACGTATCAGCCCTCACGCCTACAACAGCGATGAGGACATCGACCGAATGATCAGCACGATCCAGAAAATGATCATCCCTTCGAGGGGCCAAAACAATGACTGA
- a CDS encoding Gfo/Idh/MocA family oxidoreductase, producing MKIRWGIIGCGDIAHKRVADAIRQQPESRLLAACRRNQEKLSSFCQKYEIPRSYSEANQLLSDPDIDAVYLATPVNLHCPHAVAAAQQGKHVLVEKPMAMSVAECEQMVEAARQEGVTLGVAYYRRCYPSVSRVSQIIQAGEIGRPFAISAVVSNGFGRSPNSTDGWRGDPKIGGGGALMDVGSHRIDLFVKLFGAARSVKSCFTRLDAGYDAENSISLICLFENGVQATLQSFFGPQPSVDQFRIVGFDGQIDIENLNQEQVRITTRDGTRVESHAPAKNLHSPLIDDFVEAIRDHRRPVCCGIEGMQTNQIMAQAYKDGNR from the coding sequence ATGAAAATTCGCTGGGGAATTATCGGCTGCGGGGATATCGCCCACAAACGGGTGGCCGATGCGATTCGACAACAGCCAGAGAGTCGACTCTTGGCTGCCTGCCGCAGAAACCAAGAAAAACTATCTAGTTTCTGCCAGAAATATGAGATTCCGAGAAGCTATTCGGAGGCTAATCAGTTACTCAGCGATCCAGACATCGATGCGGTCTACCTGGCAACTCCGGTCAATCTACATTGCCCTCACGCGGTTGCCGCTGCCCAGCAAGGCAAGCATGTCCTGGTGGAAAAACCGATGGCCATGTCGGTGGCTGAGTGCGAGCAAATGGTGGAAGCAGCACGGCAGGAAGGAGTCACCTTAGGGGTTGCCTACTACCGGCGATGCTACCCGTCCGTTTCGCGGGTCAGTCAGATCATTCAAGCCGGCGAAATCGGCCGCCCGTTCGCCATCTCAGCGGTCGTCAGCAACGGCTTTGGACGCTCGCCCAATTCCACTGATGGCTGGCGTGGCGACCCGAAGATTGGCGGTGGCGGGGCGCTCATGGATGTCGGTAGCCATCGAATCGATCTCTTTGTCAAGCTGTTCGGTGCTGCACGCAGCGTCAAATCTTGCTTCACGCGACTCGATGCCGGCTACGATGCCGAAAACTCAATTTCGCTGATTTGCCTGTTCGAAAATGGGGTTCAGGCCACTCTTCAGTCCTTTTTTGGTCCTCAACCTTCCGTCGACCAGTTTCGAATTGTTGGCTTTGACGGCCAGATCGACATCGAGAATTTAAATCAGGAACAGGTCCGCATCACCACCCGCGACGGCACAAGAGTAGAATCTCACGCTCCGGCCAAAAATCTTCACAGCCCGCTCATCGATGACTTTGTCGAGGCGATCCGAGATCATCGACGGCCAGTCTGTTGCGGGATCGAAGGAATGCAGACCAACCAGATCATGGCCCAGGCTTACAAGGATGGAAACCGCTAG
- a CDS encoding terpene cyclase/mutase family protein, which yields MGGVSAAALAGGTATPLRAARLDAKVERSINRGLDWVAKSQSKLGHWTAQTYPTAMTALAGTALLCSGSTTTQGPYARNIRRAVDFLIGKVRDNGLIGDPQRDNRYTYGHGFSMLFLSQVLGEEEDQDRRSELIDILRKAVEFSGRAQTKSGGWGYISAADGNDFDEGSTTITQVQGLRGCRNAGVPVPKDVVENAKKYIYRCKNPDGGISYSSRNRGSSRPAITAAALAALYNAGDYDSQHVPSMMKYCKKNLYRLTGGTQHFGHWHYTYLYYAQVVYREGGEDWVKFRDRLNTHIIGQQSGDGHWNGNIGPIYITAISLTILQLERGFLPIYQR from the coding sequence ATGGGTGGTGTGAGTGCCGCTGCGCTTGCCGGCGGGACAGCGACTCCATTACGGGCGGCTCGGCTGGACGCCAAGGTCGAGCGATCGATTAATCGTGGATTAGACTGGGTGGCTAAAAGTCAGTCGAAGTTGGGCCACTGGACGGCTCAGACTTACCCCACCGCCATGACTGCCTTGGCGGGCACTGCCCTCCTCTGCTCTGGTTCCACAACGACTCAGGGGCCGTATGCCCGTAACATTCGGCGGGCGGTGGATTTTTTGATTGGCAAAGTTCGCGACAATGGTCTAATCGGAGATCCGCAGCGTGACAATCGCTACACCTACGGACATGGCTTCTCCATGCTTTTTTTGTCGCAGGTGCTCGGTGAGGAGGAAGACCAAGATCGTCGCTCTGAGTTGATCGATATCCTCCGCAAGGCGGTCGAGTTCAGCGGGCGTGCTCAGACAAAATCTGGTGGATGGGGCTATATTAGCGCCGCGGATGGAAACGACTTCGATGAAGGATCGACCACGATCACTCAGGTGCAGGGCTTGCGCGGCTGTCGTAATGCGGGGGTTCCGGTGCCGAAGGATGTGGTAGAAAACGCCAAAAAGTACATTTACCGCTGCAAGAATCCAGACGGTGGAATTTCCTACAGTTCTCGCAATCGCGGCTCGTCTCGGCCAGCGATCACTGCTGCCGCACTGGCCGCGTTATACAATGCTGGCGATTACGACAGTCAGCACGTTCCGTCGATGATGAAGTATTGCAAAAAGAATCTTTATCGACTGACGGGCGGGACTCAACATTTCGGTCATTGGCACTACACGTACCTCTATTACGCTCAGGTCGTTTATCGCGAAGGTGGAGAAGATTGGGTCAAGTTTCGCGATCGGTTGAACACGCATATCATCGGTCAGCAGTCGGGTGATGGTCATTGGAATGGGAATATAGGCCCCATCTACATCACTGCGATTAGTTTGACGATTCTGCAGCTCGAGCGTGGATTTCTGCCGATTTACCAGCGTTAA